A portion of the Actomonas aquatica genome contains these proteins:
- a CDS encoding LOG family protein, whose protein sequence is MNADSFWTSQDGQILNVRPQGDDQPVALTLAFWPRNPSEFEYLKAHLAELKFSLRSTLARIGIEMLIQETARIDGNRVVLEAEAFLYDLSFPHAAYWRKLLRLGTPVGRLFVAPAAAKLTTAEIWEAIRANVLKLPNTISIDRDGHVFLTPHHVRYTLKPDLDRESFQRLVSGNAGRSFLDKVQIRHAASPLAIPPHSGVLTSCSLYLKEHYVVLNQGAGNFGIHTSAVLLDPVKTFGTNIMLEIYNQGEEPVVNPMVSVEIFRAPERDGSQVKTLTAKRERLISVAQDTFACLDDRPPEPGAAKDAPKPRLRVALRGQHAQMENACHFLHVGNNGHNLKEVLADTEGACGYPTLLHALEHAPANADTLVTHCFPNLPEQVELLTRLPDLKLKRIIFRSASRTHGFFLSHNAHGRLDTLNALGIDVYWYNPQLGDLFLHTYKKNHGFFIREEMQRRFQESTILAFYGSAVGLTDEQTENISILIEKLTRYMAPNVGVLTGGGGGVMGLACEKARSEGGLTGACFLELEAQPPKLGVDFFNTFQESSRHFRQKWFEVADFCIFNVGGVGTLEEIGIELCNLKLGIRPRVPFVFFGADYFNHLRKQITHMVNEGRAPAWMLDYMLFTDDPDAVVAFYREKLQVL, encoded by the coding sequence ATGAACGCCGATTCCTTCTGGACGAGCCAAGACGGCCAAATCCTCAATGTGCGCCCCCAGGGAGACGACCAGCCGGTCGCCCTCACCCTGGCCTTCTGGCCGCGCAATCCCTCCGAATTCGAATATCTCAAGGCGCACCTCGCCGAGCTTAAGTTCTCCCTCCGCTCCACCCTCGCGCGCATCGGGATCGAGATGCTCATCCAGGAAACCGCCCGCATCGACGGCAACCGCGTCGTCCTCGAGGCCGAGGCCTTCCTTTACGACCTCTCCTTCCCGCACGCCGCCTACTGGCGCAAACTCCTGCGCCTCGGCACGCCGGTCGGTCGCCTCTTCGTCGCTCCGGCCGCCGCCAAGCTCACCACCGCCGAGATCTGGGAAGCCATCCGCGCCAACGTGCTCAAGCTGCCCAACACGATCTCCATCGATCGTGATGGACACGTGTTCCTCACCCCCCACCACGTCCGCTACACCCTCAAACCCGACCTCGACCGCGAGTCCTTCCAGCGCCTCGTCTCGGGCAACGCCGGCCGCAGCTTCCTCGACAAGGTCCAGATCCGCCACGCCGCGTCCCCCCTCGCCATCCCGCCGCACTCCGGCGTCCTCACCAGCTGCTCCCTGTATCTCAAAGAGCACTACGTCGTCCTCAACCAGGGCGCCGGCAACTTCGGCATCCACACCAGTGCCGTCCTGCTCGACCCGGTGAAGACCTTCGGCACCAACATCATGTTGGAAATCTACAACCAGGGCGAGGAGCCGGTCGTGAATCCCATGGTGTCGGTCGAGATCTTCCGCGCCCCCGAGCGCGACGGTTCCCAAGTCAAGACGCTCACCGCCAAACGCGAACGTCTCATCTCTGTCGCCCAGGACACCTTCGCCTGCCTCGACGACCGTCCGCCCGAGCCGGGGGCGGCCAAGGACGCGCCGAAGCCCCGCCTGCGGGTCGCGTTGCGCGGCCAACACGCGCAGATGGAAAACGCCTGCCACTTCCTCCACGTCGGCAACAACGGCCACAACCTCAAGGAAGTCCTCGCCGACACCGAGGGCGCCTGCGGCTACCCGACCTTGTTGCACGCCCTAGAGCACGCGCCCGCCAACGCCGACACGTTGGTGACCCACTGCTTCCCCAACCTGCCCGAGCAGGTCGAGCTGCTCACCCGCCTCCCCGACCTCAAGCTCAAGCGCATCATCTTCCGCAGCGCCTCGCGCACCCACGGGTTCTTCCTCTCGCACAACGCCCACGGACGCCTCGACACCCTCAACGCCCTCGGCATCGACGTCTACTGGTATAACCCCCAGCTCGGCGACCTCTTCCTCCACACCTACAAGAAGAACCACGGCTTCTTCATCCGCGAAGAGATGCAGCGCCGCTTCCAGGAGTCGACCATCCTCGCGTTCTACGGCAGCGCTGTCGGCCTCACCGACGAGCAGACCGAAAACATCTCGATCCTCATCGAGAAACTCACCCGCTACATGGCCCCCAACGTCGGCGTGCTCACCGGCGGCGGCGGCGGCGTGATGGGCCTCGCCTGCGAAAAAGCCCGCTCCGAAGGTGGCCTCACCGGCGCCTGCTTCCTCGAACTCGAAGCCCAGCCGCCCAAGCTCGGCGTCGACTTCTTCAACACCTTCCAGGAGTCGTCCCGCCACTTCCGCCAAAAGTGGTTCGAAGTCGCCGATTTTTGCATCTTCAACGTCGGCGGTGTCGGCACCCTCGAGGAAATCGGCATCGAGCTCTGCAACCTCAAGCTCGGCATCCGCCCCCGCGTGCCCTTCGTCTTCTTCGGCGCCGACTACTTCAACCACCTGCGCAAGCAGATCACCCACATGGTCAACGAAGGCCGCGCCCCGGCCTGGATGCTCGATTACATGCTCTTCACCGACGACCCCGACGCCGTCGTCGCCTTCTACCGCGAGAAACTCCAGGTCCTCTGA